GAATTTGATGTTATCCTTACTGCACCAGGTGGATCTAAATTGGCAGTTGTTAAACTTGTAAAAGAATTAACAGGTCAAGGTCTTAAAGATGCAAAAGCTCTTGTTGATAACGCACCATCACCAATTAAAGAAGGTGTCACTAAAGACGAAGCTGAATCTCTAAAATCTCAATTAGAAGAAGCAGGCGCTGAGGTTGAACTTAAATAATTTCAACTATTTGATATTTAAAGGTTTAGACCTCAGAATTTAACTTTCTGAAGGTCTAAACCATTTTGCATTTAATAATGCAAGTGTAGTTTACACAAAATTTTTATTATTTCAATTTTGCTAATAAGCATTAAATTCTTTCGTAGATGTCAGTAAATCAAAATGAACGTATCAGTTTTTCTTCTGTAACCAATAAACCTGATTATCCAGATTTTTTAGATATACTGGTTAAATCTTTCAAAGACTTTTTTCAATTAGAAACTAAACCAGAAGAACGCTCTGATGAAGGTCTTTTCAACACGTTTATGGAAAATTTTCCCATAACCGATACCAGAAATCAGTTTGTTCTTGAATTTCTAGATTACTTTATAGACCCGCCAAGATATTCAATCCAAGAATGTATTGAACGCGGTCTTACATACTGTGTTCCGCTTAAAGCGAGACTAAAACTTTATTGTACAGATCCTGAACACGAAGATTTTGAAACCATTGTTCAAGATGTATATTTAGGAACAATACCTTATATGACACCGAGTGGAACCTTCATCATAAATGGTGCTGAACGTGTTGTGGTTTCTCAACTTCACAGATCACCAGGTGTGTTCTTTGGGCAGTCTTTTCACGCTAACGGAACTAAATTATACTCAGCTCGAGTTATCCCATTTAAAGGCTCTTGGATAGAATTTGCTACCGATATCAATTCAGTGATGTACGCTTACATCGATAGAAAGAAAAAATTACCAGTAACCACGCTTTTCAGAGCTATTGGTTTTGAACGCGATAAAGATATCTTAGAAATATTTGACCTTGCTGAAGAAATTAAGGTTTCTAAAACTGGACTTAAAAAAGTATTAGGTCGTAAACTCGCTGCCCGTGTTCTCAATACTTGGTATGAAGACTTTGTGGATGAAGATACTGGCGAAGTTGTTTCTATCGAAAGAAATGAAATTGTATTAGATCGTGATACAGAACTTGAAAAAGATCATATCGAAGAAATTTTAGAAACAGGTTCAAAAACAATTTTGCTTCACAAAGAAGATAGTAGTAATAGTGATTACGCCATTATTTACAACACTTTACAAAAAGATCCTACCAACTCTGAAAAAGAAGCGGTTGAACATATCTATAGACAATTACGTAATGCCGAACCGCCTGATGAAGAAACAGCTCGTGGTATTATTGATAAGCTCTTTTTTAGTGATCAGCGCTACAATCTCGGTGAAGTTGGTCGTTACAGAATGAATAAAAAACTTGGTCTTGATATTTCTGAAGACAAAAAAGTTTTAACCAAAGATGATATCATAACCATCATCAAATATCTTATTGAACTTGTTAATTCTAAAGCCGAAGTTGATGATATTGATCACCTTTCTAACAGACGTGTAAGAACAGTTGGAGAGCAATTGTCTCAACAATTTGGAATTGGGTTGGCAAGAATGGCTAGAACCATTAGAGAACGAATGAATGTTAGAGATAATGAAGTCTTTACACCAATCGATTTAATTAATGCTAAGACTTTATCATCGGTAATTAATTCATTTTTTGGAACAAATCAATTGTCTCAGTTTATGGATCAAACCAATCCTATTGCAGAATTGACCAATAAGCGTCGTATGTCTGCTTTAGGATCAGGTGGTTTATCCAGAGAACGTGCTGGCTTTGAGGTTCGTGATGTTCACTTTACACACTACGGCAGATTATGTCCAATAGAAACTCCTGAAGGACCAAACATTGGTTTGATTTCTTCAATGTCTGTTTTTGGAAAAATTAATAATCTGGGCTTTATTGAAACTCCATATAGAAAAGTTGAAAATGGTGTTATAGATTTTGATAGTGAACCACTTTATTTGTCTGCTGAAGAAGAAGAAGAAAAATTAATCGCTCAAGCCAATATTCCTATTGATGAAAATGGAAAAATACTTGCTGAAAAGGTTATTGCTAGAAAAGAAGGCGATTTTCCTGTAGTTGACCCAAAAGAAGTTGACTATATTGATGTGGCACCAAACCAAATTTCTTCAATCTCTGCATCGTTAATTCCATTCTTAGAACACGACGATGCCAACCGTGCATTGATGGGATCAAATATGATGCGTCAAGCTGTTCCTTTATTGAGAGTCGATTCTCCTATCGTTGGTACTGGTCTTGAAAGACAAGTCGCTAAAGACTCTAGAGTATTGATCAATGCTGAAGGAGAAGGCGTTGTAGAATACGTTGATGCTCAAAAAATCACAATCAAATACGATCGCACAGAAGAAGAAAGACAAGTAAGTTTTGACTCCGATTCTAAAACATATAAACTT
This genomic window from Flavobacterium sp. CS20 contains:
- the rplL gene encoding 50S ribosomal protein L7/L12; translation: MAELKDFAEQLVNLTVKEVNELADILKEEYGIEPASLTVAVAGGGANGGGEEAEEQTEFDVILTAPGGSKLAVVKLVKELTGQGLKDAKALVDNAPSPIKEGVTKDEAESLKSQLEEAGAEVELK
- the rpoB gene encoding DNA-directed RNA polymerase subunit beta; the protein is MSVNQNERISFSSVTNKPDYPDFLDILVKSFKDFFQLETKPEERSDEGLFNTFMENFPITDTRNQFVLEFLDYFIDPPRYSIQECIERGLTYCVPLKARLKLYCTDPEHEDFETIVQDVYLGTIPYMTPSGTFIINGAERVVVSQLHRSPGVFFGQSFHANGTKLYSARVIPFKGSWIEFATDINSVMYAYIDRKKKLPVTTLFRAIGFERDKDILEIFDLAEEIKVSKTGLKKVLGRKLAARVLNTWYEDFVDEDTGEVVSIERNEIVLDRDTELEKDHIEEILETGSKTILLHKEDSSNSDYAIIYNTLQKDPTNSEKEAVEHIYRQLRNAEPPDEETARGIIDKLFFSDQRYNLGEVGRYRMNKKLGLDISEDKKVLTKDDIITIIKYLIELVNSKAEVDDIDHLSNRRVRTVGEQLSQQFGIGLARMARTIRERMNVRDNEVFTPIDLINAKTLSSVINSFFGTNQLSQFMDQTNPIAELTNKRRMSALGSGGLSRERAGFEVRDVHFTHYGRLCPIETPEGPNIGLISSMSVFGKINNLGFIETPYRKVENGVIDFDSEPLYLSAEEEEEKLIAQANIPIDENGKILAEKVIARKEGDFPVVDPKEVDYIDVAPNQISSISASLIPFLEHDDANRALMGSNMMRQAVPLLRVDSPIVGTGLERQVAKDSRVLINAEGEGVVEYVDAQKITIKYDRTEEERQVSFDSDSKTYKLIKFRKTNQGTSINLKPIVKVGDRVTEGQVLCQGYATEAGELALGRNMKVAFMPWKGYNFEDAIVISEKVVREDILTSIHVDEYSLEVRDTKLGNEELTPDIPNVSEDATKDLDENGMIRVGAEIKPGDILIGKITPKGESDPTPEEKLLRAIFGDKAGDVKDASLKASPSLRGVVIDKKLFARAVKDKRKRAKDKEEINKLEAKYHVKFEELRNILIEKLFALVNGKTAQGVQNDLGEDVLPKGKKFTLKMLNSVEDFTHLTKGTWTTDKHLNSLLADLLHNYKIKKNDLQGNLRREKFTISVGDELPSGILKLAKIYVAKKRKLKVGDKMAGRHGNKGIVAKIVREEDMPFLEDGTPVDIVLNPLGVPSRMNIGQIYETVLGWAGQKLGQKYATPIFDGATLDQINELTDKAGIPRFGHTYLYDGGTGERFDQPATVGVIYMLKLGHMIEDKMHSRSIGPYSLITQQPLGGKAQFGGQRFGEMEVWALEAYGASSTLREILTVKSDDVIGRAKTYEAIVKGETMPEPGLPESFNVLMHELKGLGLDIKLEE